GCCGGACTAATTGTTAAAAATTCCTAAGAAACGTTAAATAGGTTTCAGATAAGCGAAACAAGCTTCTTTTTTGCCGAATCATTTCGCTCGTTCCATGAAAACCCGTTTCGTTCTCCTGATCGCCCTGCATCTGGCGGTCTCCACATATGCCCAAACAACCCGTCTGGAAGATCTCTGCCAGGTTTTCCACCTGCCGGACGGGAAAGACACCACCACGTTTATCGTTTTTGGCACCAAGGACGATCTGAAAGTAAAGAAACCGCTTTTCCTGTTCCGGCAGGGCTCGCAGCCAACGCCTTTTATCCACCTGGACGGGGGAAAGTATTACCTGGCTGCTCCTTTTCATTTCCGGGATTATCAGCGGGAATACCATTTTGTCATCATCCAGAAACCGGGGGTTCGGCTGGTGGCCGATACGACCTTCCTGAACGACTATTACCAGGCCCTCCGGCAACCCAACCCGTCCGAAAAGTTCGTCAGCCCGACGTATCTGCAAAACAATTACCGGGAAAAATACACGGCCCAGTGCAATCAGGTGATTAATTACCTGGTCGAACAGCCCTGGATCGACCGGCAGAAAGTTGTGTTCTGTGGCGGCTCGGAAGGACTTACTGTCGGGGCGGATCTGGTGGCCAATCACAACCGGTTCGTAACGCACACCATCCTCTTTTCCGGCCGCAACGGACGCCGTTATGAGTACGAAATCTGGAACACCCGCCAGCAGGTCGCCCGGGGTGAACTGACGCCCGAACAGGGGCAACAGCAGATTGAAAAGCTGTATCAGATCTGGGAGGACATCTGCCGCAACCCGACGGCCGTCGACAAGCGTTTTGGCGACACCTACCGCGCCTGGCACTCGTTTTCGATCCATAACCTCGACAACCTCTTAAAAATCCGCACGCCCCTCTACATCGCCTACGGAACCGCGGATGAAGAAATGGCCCCCAGCCTGGACGCTCTGCCGCTCGAATTTATTGCCAACGGCAACAAGAACCTGACGCTGAAAGCGTATTACAACCACGATCATCAGTTTTTCGAGCTCAAGAAAGATGCAACCGGCCACGTCGTCGATAAAATATACCGGGGTGACGAGGTGGCCAGAGACTGGATGGAATGGCTGCGGAAGTAGCTGCTTCCGTTACGGCGTCGTGGCGAACGGTTTTTTCCGGAACGACACCTGGCTCATGGCGTCTTTCTCGTATACGGCCAGGCAATACGGTTCAAATTGGCGGTCGAAATTCGGTTGCTTCGGAAAGAGTTCGAGGGGAGCCGGTTTGCCGGCCGGGAAGAAATATACTTTGGTGTTTCCGTATTTGGTGTACAGCATCAGGTCGCCGTATTGCTGCATTTCGTCCCAGCGCGTGGTATCGCTGACCGTCACGGCGTAAATCCGGATGATGGGGCCGGTGTTGTTTTCATTCCGGTACATGGCCACTTCCTGGTACGTTCCTTTCAGGTCGTCAATTCCCGGTTCTTCACTCGCATCGTAGATGATGTAGCCCACCAGCAACGCGACCAGACCCAAAAGAATGTATTTAACTCGTTTGCTCAGCATGATACCGCAAAGGTAGCGTATTGGTCAAAGCGTATCACCAACGCACCGCTATTAAAACCGTTAACCGAAGCGACGGCGACCCGCAAACCCGACTACTAAAAAAGGCTACGATGTTCATCGTAGCCAGTAATACCGTAAACGGTTTCGGGATTTATTTGGCCGAAACCATCAGCTTGTACATTTCGTCAGCCACCAACTGGTTACCGGCGTCGTTGAGGTGGACGCGGTCGGTCGTCAGAATGCCTTTCTCCTGATTTTGGGGATTGTTTTTCAGGTTATAATCCAGAAACGCTTTTCGGAGATCACACAGCGGCAGGTTGTGCTTGGCCGCAATTTCGCGAATCAGTTTGGAATACTGCTGCAAATCACCGTCCTGGTCGTTGGAGTAATCGGTTTTTTCGCCAATCACGGCGGGCGTACACAGGATCACCTTGCTACCGGCCGCCTGGAGTTTCTTGATAACCGCATCGTAAAACTTCACAAACTTGTCCGGATCGGTGCCGGTGCCGAAGCTCCGCTTGTGCCAGACGTCGTTCACCCCCACGTACACAAACGTGATGTTCGGCTGCTTGGCCAGCACATCCTCGTCCATGCGCAGAAACAGGTCGTAAATTTTATTACCGCCAATCCCGGCCCCAATCAGCTCGTACGCATTGGCCAGGTTGTTTTTTTTCAGCATATCGCCGATGCGGGTGATGTAACCGCCGGGTTGAACGCCAGCCTGCGTGATCGAGTCACCGAAAAAGACCACCCGGGTCGGTTTACTTGGAGTCAGGGCCAGCCACATAAACGTCAGCAGCAGGATAGGAAACGTACGCATGATTCAGCTTCAGAAGTAGGGTTTGGTTTTGTTGCTTTGTTAATAGGTGATCCGGCGTTTGCGGGCGTCGATAAGCCAGCGCCCGGCTACTTCGCCCTCCAGAATAACCTGGGCTTCGTCGTGGAGCGCCACGGTCGGGCAAATGTGGTAGGGCACACCGTACAGCACATCGCCAATCTGAATCGAATCCCAGTTCTGGACCTGCAACACGAGGTGTTCTTCGCTTTGTCCGGTGATTTCGTACCCGTTCAGATTCAATAATTTCACCCGCTTGTTCAGCGGATTTTCGGCGGCTACGGCCTTGTGGCCCAGATCGGTCGTCACGATACCGGGAGCCGGTTTCGACACCACCCGCGTAATCAGCAGCGCGGCCCACTCAAAACCCTGTTCGGTCAGCAGGTCGCCGTATCCCCAATCCCACAACAGGCAGGTTCCGGGGCTGCACCAGACGTTGGGCCGGTGGGCGTGATTCGAAAACGTCGGTGTTCCCCCCACCACCATCAGCGGCCGGGTTGCGCCTTCCTCTTCCAGCTTGTCGGCCAGTTCTTCCAGCGGTTTCAGGGCCGCATCGGCCTGGGCCTGCCGAACGACAACGTCCGGATCGCGCAGATGGCCGTCGTAGGCGTGAAAGCCGCGAACATCAAACCGTTCGTCGGCTTTCAGCTGACGGTATAATTCTTCCAGGTTTTCATCCACCACGTGGCCCGTCCGGTTCATCCCGAGGTTAACGTCGATGTACACCACGGGCTTGTGGGTGGTTTTTTCAAACTCGTGGGCCAGTTCCTCCGCCGACACCCAGTTGTCGACCAGTGATGCCCACTCGACCCAGTTGTAAGCCTGTACGAGTTCGCAAAACCGGTGCAGTTTCGGGCCGGTCAGCTGGTAGGCAATCAGTACGTGCCGCGCGCCGGTATCAGCCAGCATTTCGGCTTCCGCAACGGTGGCGCATTTAAACTTGGTAATGCCCGCTTCGACCTGCATCTTGGCAACTTCGGCCATTTTGTGCGTTTTGACGTGCGGAATCAACTTGTCGGCGTCGCCGTCCACTAGGTCCAGCATTGTCTGGATGTTGTGGGCAATGCGCTCAGGGTACAGCACCAGGGCTGGAGAATCGATTAGCTGAACGTTCTGAATCAGGTAGTCATCCATAAAAAAGCTACCCCAACCCTTCAGAAATCGCTTCGGGGGTTGGGGTAAAAGGTTTAGTCGGCCAGCTCAAACATGACTTCAATTTCCACCGGGATGTTATCAGGCAACGTTCCCATGCCCACGGCCGAGCGAACGCCGATACCGTTTTCTTCACCCCAGACTTTCGCAAACAATTCGCTACAACCGTTGATGACGTACGGATGGCGTTGGAAGTCCGTGGTACCGTTTACCATGCCCAGGGTTTTTACCACCCGCTTGATTTTGTTCAGGCTGCCCAGATTGGCTTTGAGCGTCGACAGAATGGTTAAACCAACCTGCTGGGCGGCCAGTTTGCCTTTTTCCATGTCCAGGTCGGCACCCACGCGGCCAATGATCAGGCTACCATCGTCCTGTACGGGGCCGTGGCCGGACACGTACACGAAGCGGTCAACAATCAGGAACGGTTTGTAAACGCCCAACGGCTTGGGGGCGGGCGGCAGATTCAGGCCCAACTGGGCGAATTTTTCGTCTGGAGTCATAAGCGAAGCATCAACACTATCGTCAGTAGCGTCCGGTTCTAGTTCAAAATTTAAATTTTTATCTGGTTCGAACCCGAGGTTCAGGTACATATGCGAGGTGTATTCCATGGCGTAAAGTGGTTATAAATCTTGCCTATCGTGATTAAACCACCAAATTTAACGCTAAAACCCCGAACAGACCGATAATCGACACAATTGTTTCCATGACGGTCCAGGTTTGCAGGGTTTCCCGGATGCTTAAATTGAAATATTCCTTGAACAGCCAGAAACCGCCGTCGTTCAGGTGCGACATCATCAGGCTGCCAGAACCAATCGCCAGCACCATCAACTCGGGTTTTACGTTGGTCTGGTTTTCAATCAGGGGCAGGATGATCCCGACCGTCGTTAAACCGGCCACCGTTGCCGACCCCACACAAACCCGGATAACGGCGGCAATGCCCCAGCCGAGCAGCAGGGGTGAAATTGAAACATCCTGCAGAAGAAATCCGATGTATTTGCTTGTTCCGCTGTCGATGAAGATCTGCTTCAGCGCCCCGGCACCGGCAATGACCAGCAGCACCGGCGACGCGGCTTTGATGGCTTCTTCGAGGTCTTTCATCACGGCTTTCATCGTCAGCCCCCGCTGAATTCCCAGGGCGTACACCGCCACGAGCACCGACAGCAACATCCCGATGTACGGTTCGGCCAGCAGCGTAATGAGTTTGTCGGCAAACGACCCTTCCGGAAAAACCGTTTTGAGCGGCCCCGTCAGCGTCAGCAGCAGCACCGGCAACAGCGCAACGAAAAAGCTGATGCCCGCACCCGGCAATTCGTGGTCCGGAATCTGGCGGATTTTAAACAGGTCGCGGTCGATCTGAGGACGGTATTTGGTCAGGGTTCTCCCGAAAATTGGCCCCGCAATGACGATGGCCGGAATGGAAACAATGATGCCGTAGATCAGTGTACGACCAATGTTGGCGCCCAACTGACCGGCAATGGCCGCCGGAGACGGGTGCGGAGGCAGGTAACCGTGGGCGACCGACAAGGCCGACAACATCGGAATGGCCACCGTCATCATGGGCAACCCCGAAGACGCGGCAATGGTGATAATCAGGGGAAAAACAATGATAAACCCGGCGTTGTAGAACAACGGTATTCCGATGATGAAGCCCGCCAGCGCCAACCCCCAGCGCAAATTTTTGACCCCGAAAACTTTAATCAGCACATTGGTGATGCGCATGGCGGCTCCGCTTTCGGCCACCAGCCGGCCCAGCATGGCCCCGAAACCAACGATCAGGACCAGCTCGCCCAGGGTGCCGCCAATCCCGGTCTGAATGGACTTGCCGATGGCAACCACATCCATGCCCGCTGCCAGGCCAATACCGAGGGAGACCAGCACGAACGCAATAAACGTATCAATCTTGACAAATGCGATCAGAAAGACCAGGGCCAGAATGCCCAAAAAGGTAAGTACAAGTGGCATTTAGGGAAGACGAGGTTGTTTAGGAGCCCGTAAGATAATCAGGAATGATTAGTTATGAATGATGGGCCGTGAATTATCTGCATTCGTGGCCTCCATCGTCCATCATTTCTCATTCGTTGTTACCTTCAGGACGGCTTCCTCCAGCGGCCGATTGATGTCAAACGGTACAACGCGCAGGTGCATGGTTTCGTCGTAGCCAAACAGGTCGAGCGGCTCCTGAAACTGCTCGGTGGCCGGGTAAATAAGCACCAGTTCCGTGGCGTTGTATTTTTTGCCGTACGCGTAAAGCTGGTACAAATCGCCCTGATCGATGCCGTAATTTCCGGTGGCATGGGTTGCGTCGATGCGTTTCCATTTGGTATCCAACACCGTCGTAACCCCGTTCCGGCGCAGAAGAATGTCCGGTCGTAGCCGGAATTTCCGACTCCCCACGTGATTCTCAATCAGGTGCTGTGTGGATTCCTGAAGCGTCACATCGGCATCCTGAACGTACCGTTTGAAACCGGCGGCAACGTATTCTTCAAACACTCGTTCCATCGGAAACAGCAGAGCCAGGGTCAGGTGCCGTCCGGCGGTCAGGCCAAACGCCCGGCCGCTCAGCAGCGCTTCGGCCCACTGCAAAGCCGGTTGGTAGTGGGCAAAAAGCCGGTTTTGCCCAGCGACAGCCCGTAAATCCTCCAAAAGCCGCTCCGAAGGCGGAATCTCATCCATGGCAAACAACAGTTGCCGGATGCGGCTCTGGCTGGGCACCGTGCGGGCGCGTTTCTGCACGAATTCGAGCGCGGATTTCAGCAACCGATTCTGCGGCAGGTTGGCGGTCTGTTCATCGAAGGTAGTGACCATCCG
This Larkinella insperata DNA region includes the following protein-coding sequences:
- a CDS encoding D-TA family PLP-dependent enzyme; amino-acid sequence: MDDYLIQNVQLIDSPALVLYPERIAHNIQTMLDLVDGDADKLIPHVKTHKMAEVAKMQVEAGITKFKCATVAEAEMLADTGARHVLIAYQLTGPKLHRFCELVQAYNWVEWASLVDNWVSAEELAHEFEKTTHKPVVYIDVNLGMNRTGHVVDENLEELYRQLKADERFDVRGFHAYDGHLRDPDVVVRQAQADAALKPLEELADKLEEEGATRPLMVVGGTPTFSNHAHRPNVWCSPGTCLLWDWGYGDLLTEQGFEWAALLITRVVSKPAPGIVTTDLGHKAVAAENPLNKRVKLLNLNGYEITGQSEEHLVLQVQNWDSIQIGDVLYGVPYHICPTVALHDEAQVILEGEVAGRWLIDARKRRITY
- a CDS encoding RidA family protein, giving the protein MTPDEKFAQLGLNLPPAPKPLGVYKPFLIVDRFVYVSGHGPVQDDGSLIIGRVGADLDMEKGKLAAQQVGLTILSTLKANLGSLNKIKRVVKTLGMVNGTTDFQRHPYVINGCSELFAKVWGEENGIGVRSAVGMGTLPDNIPVEIEVMFELAD
- a CDS encoding SGNH/GDSL hydrolase family protein, translating into MRTFPILLLTFMWLALTPSKPTRVVFFGDSITQAGVQPGGYITRIGDMLKKNNLANAYELIGAGIGGNKIYDLFLRMDEDVLAKQPNITFVYVGVNDVWHKRSFGTGTDPDKFVKFYDAVIKKLQAAGSKVILCTPAVIGEKTDYSNDQDGDLQQYSKLIREIAAKHNLPLCDLRKAFLDYNLKNNPQNQEKGILTTDRVHLNDAGNQLVADEMYKLMVSAK
- a CDS encoding gluconate:H+ symporter encodes the protein MPLVLTFLGILALVFLIAFVKIDTFIAFVLVSLGIGLAAGMDVVAIGKSIQTGIGGTLGELVLIVGFGAMLGRLVAESGAAMRITNVLIKVFGVKNLRWGLALAGFIIGIPLFYNAGFIIVFPLIITIAASSGLPMMTVAIPMLSALSVAHGYLPPHPSPAAIAGQLGANIGRTLIYGIIVSIPAIVIAGPIFGRTLTKYRPQIDRDLFKIRQIPDHELPGAGISFFVALLPVLLLTLTGPLKTVFPEGSFADKLITLLAEPYIGMLLSVLVAVYALGIQRGLTMKAVMKDLEEAIKAASPVLLVIAGAGALKQIFIDSGTSKYIGFLLQDVSISPLLLGWGIAAVIRVCVGSATVAGLTTVGIILPLIENQTNVKPELMVLAIGSGSLMMSHLNDGGFWLFKEYFNLSIRETLQTWTVMETIVSIIGLFGVLALNLVV
- a CDS encoding McrC family protein, which gives rise to MSLVITEYGLIRRNRDFPDAVNSLTELYLPDAPFEALRNFVTESEADAVLSFFLQKGRECIRVKNYVGLLETRDGTQLEILPKAVDAKQGRRTLLRMLRYGRNSPFRPVESAWQGANRLPLWEVFVTLFLDAVTPVITKGVQKSYVARTANQRFLKGKLELAEQIRQNGFHAERMVTTFDEQTANLPQNRLLKSALEFVQKRARTVPSQSRIRQLLFAMDEIPPSERLLEDLRAVAGQNRLFAHYQPALQWAEALLSGRAFGLTAGRHLTLALLFPMERVFEEYVAAGFKRYVQDADVTLQESTQHLIENHVGSRKFRLRPDILLRRNGVTTVLDTKWKRIDATHATGNYGIDQGDLYQLYAYGKKYNATELVLIYPATEQFQEPLDLFGYDETMHLRVVPFDINRPLEEAVLKVTTNEK